A genomic region of Oncorhynchus mykiss isolate Arlee chromosome 2, USDA_OmykA_1.1, whole genome shotgun sequence contains the following coding sequences:
- the plekha8 gene encoding pleckstrin homology domain-containing family A member 8 — translation MEGILFKWTNYISGWQPRWFVLEGGTLSYYDSQEDSWKGCKGSIKISVCEIQVHSSDFTRVDLTIPGEQYFYLRAINAAERQKWLVALGSAKACLTDNRTKREKEHQENTEALKTKMSELRLYCDLLLQQVNQIKDSEETEEAGENPGTMVKSTCTTFIKTLEECMLIANRTFSSDQATKTPPGSPPVATIKPQKVKPVNQSNQEKHRECKEISGGSVTHDNQSLDSGAEGPDQRDGPDTLPERTTKTPPTENSPVGGDPQGPEESAVEEEATTQTTHTNPDPEHTEQPAQQEEEEEEEFKEVEQEMSNAQEEEKQEVTQNQQEAVTDQEEAKLEEEQPAQPQGEEETTEQVDTFFSTMSHRFSDIRLDGDSGIPTQAFLDSCYAIVPVLDKLGSTVFGPVKMDFTGNIKKIHQKLSSDPGSFPTLQTIVLHEVQTGVARVRNSATEALLWLKRGLKFLKEFLSLVNSGERDIPGALGNAYGRSLRQYHGWVVRGVFALALRAAPSYSSFAAALVSREGEELKEGFNTGMHRDLGVYLPAMEKQLAILDALYEEYNLESDEVV, via the exons ATGGAGGGAATCCTATTCAAGTGGACAAATTACATAAGTG GTTGGCAGCCTCGCTGGTTTGTACTGGAAGGAGGGACTTTGTCCTACTATGACTCGCAAGAGGACTCCTGGAAAGGATGCAAGGGAAGCATCAAAATCTCAGTGTGTGAAATACAAG TCCACTCCTCTGACTTCACACGGGTTGACCTGACCATCCCTGGAGAACAGTACTTCTACCTCAGAGCCATCAACGCAGCGGAGAGGCAGAAATGGCTGGTCGCATTGGGATCTGCCAAGGCCTGCCTCACAGACAACCGAaccaagagagagaaag agcaCCAGGAGAACACAGAGGCTCTTAAGACCAAGATGTCAGAGTTGAGGCTGTACTGTGACCTTCTCCTCCAGCAAGTTAACCAGATCAAGGACAGTGAGGAGACTGAGGAG gCTGGGGAGAACCCTGGCACCATGGTGAAATCTACATGCACCACCTTCATCAAGACGTTGGAGGAGTGCATGCTGATCGCCAACCGCACCTTCAGCTCAGACCAGGCCACAAAGACCCCACCCGGGTCACCTCCCGTGGCAACCATCAAACCCCAGAAG GTCAaacctgtcaatcaatcaaatcaggAAAA ACACAGGGAGTGTAAAGAAATCTCAGGAGGATCTGTAACACATGACAACCAGagccttgactctggagcagaGGGACCAGACCAACGAGACGGACCAGACACGCTCCCTGAGAGAACCACCAAAACACCCCCAACAG AAAATAGCCCAGTCGGCGGGGACCCCCAGGGCCCAGAGGAGTCTGCAGTGGAAGAGGAGGCCACTACCCAAACCACCCACACAAACCCTGACCCAGAACACACCGAACAACCAGCacagcaggaagaggaggaggaggaggaattcaAAGAGGTGGAGCAGGAAATGAGCAACGCccaagaagaagagaaacaggaagTGACCCAGAACCAACAGGAAGCTGTCACTGACCAAGAGGAAGCCAAGCTGGAGGAGGAGCAGCCTGCCCAGCcacagggagaagaggagacgacAGAGCAGGTGGACACATTCTTCAGTACGATGAGTCACAG ATTTAGTGATATAAGACTGGACGGTGACAGTGGTATTCCTACACAAGCCTTTTTGGACTCATGCTATGCAATAGTGCCTGTATTAG acaaaCTAGGATCCACAGTATTTGGTCCAGTAAAAATGGATTTTACAGGCAACATCAAG AAGATCCACCAGAAGCTGTCGTCGGACCCGGGCAGCTTCCCCACACTGCAGACCATAGTGCTCCACGAGGTGCAGACCGGCGTGGCCCGCGTCCGCAACTCAGCCACCGAGGCCCTGCTGTGGCTCAAACGAGGACTCAAGTTCCTCAAGGAGTTCCTGTCCCTGGTCAACTCTGGGGAAAGGGATATCCCCGGAGCGCTGG GTAATGCTTATGGACGGAGTCTGCGGCAGTATCATGGATGGGTTGTGCGAGGTGTATTTGCT CTGGCCCTCCGAGCAGCGCCATCATACAGCAGCTTTGCGGCGGCTCTGGTGtccagagagggggaggaactGAAAGAAGGATTCAACACAGGCATGCACCGGGACCTGGGGGTCTACCTGCCTGCCATGGAGAAACAACTGGCCATCCTGGATGCCCTGTATGAAGAATACAACCTGGAGTCAGATGAGGTGGTCTGA